In Miscanthus floridulus cultivar M001 chromosome 5, ASM1932011v1, whole genome shotgun sequence, one genomic interval encodes:
- the LOC136449748 gene encoding uncharacterized protein isoform X1 → MLPCSNDTPVLIYRGGGCLIDCTIVVCLLAHQTSTEDWGASRFEEVAFSFNGGKDSTVLLHLIRAGYYLYKKDSGDAAQMDAVKNCPLRTIYFESPCAFPEINSFTYETVSTYGLPLETIHSDFKSGLEGLLKEKPTKAIFIGTRIGDPNAVGQEQFSPSSPGWPPFMRVNPILDWSYRDVWSFLLTCKVKYCSLYDQGYTSIGSIHDTVPNALLSDSSTEKSFRPAYMLTDGRLERAGRTKKTNPKVEMNSVASNGMNNTEGGQMISRAASIIVVGDEILFGTAEDNLGATLCKKLHAIGWRVSHVAVVRNEIDSVAEEVERCKSTDDMVFIFGGLGPLHSDVSLAGVAKAFGVRLAPDEEFEDYLSQLMGNNYTGDRNEMAQLPEGITELLHHKTLPLPLIKCRNVIALAATNMVELDTEWDCLLHTQESGLMPAKPFVSKHLSTTLSDVQIAPVLAKLCLEFSDVYIGCHRISRVGPLVVNLTGKDNQRVHEAAEKLTSSFEGQFSQVDSYK, encoded by the exons ATGCTCCCCTGCAGCAACGACACACCAGTACTTATATATCGGGGTGGAGGTTGCTTAATCGATTGCACAATTGTTGTCTGCCTGCTTGCTCACCAGACATCTACTGAGGACTGGGGTGCTAGCAG GTTTGAGGAAGTTGCCTTCAGCTTTAATGGTGGGAAGGATTCAACT GTGCTCCTGCATTTGATTCGAGCTGGTTACTACCTTTACAAGAAGGACTCTGGCGATGCAGCCCAAATGGATGCAGTTAAAAACTGTCCACTGCGTACCATCTATTTCGAAAGCCCTTGTGCTTTCCCTGAAATCAACTCATTCACTTATGAGACTGTCTCAAC TTACGGGTTACCTCTGGAAACCATCCATTCAGATTTCAAGTCTGGTCTAGAAGGCCTTCTGAAGGAGAAGCCCACCAAAGCAATTTTCATTGGCACAAGAATTGGTGATCCAAATGCG GTTGGTCAAGAACAGTTTTCTCCTAGTTCACCTGGCTGGCCTCCTTTTATGAGGGTGAATCCGATCTTGGATTGGTCATACAG GGATGTTTGGTCTTTTCTATTAACATGTAAGGTCAAATACTGCAGCCTTTATGATCAAGG ATATACTTCCATTGGGAGCATACATGATACTGTTCCAAATGCACTTCTTAGTGATTCATCAACTGAGAAAAGTTTTAGACCAGCATACATGCTAACAGATGGAAGGCTTGAAAGAGCTGGTAGAACAAAAAAGACTAATCCTAAAGTAGAAATGAATTCTGTTGCAAGCAATGGCATGAACAATACTGAGGGAGGACAAATGATCTCACGTGCGGCATCAATCATTGTAGTCGGTGATGAAATTTT GTTTGGTACAGCTGAGGATAACTTAGGAGCAACTTTGTGCAAGAAGCTTCATGCAATTGGCTGGCGGGTTTCTCATGTAGCAGTTGTTCGCAATGAG ATTGATTCTGTTGCCGAAGAAGTTGAACGTTGTAAATCTACTGATGACATG GTGTTTATTTTTGGTGGACTCGGGCCGCTACATTCAGACGTTTCTTTGGCTGGTGTCGCAAAAGCATTTGGAGTTCGTCTG GCTCCTGATGAAGAGTTtgaggattatcttagtcaactCATGGGAAACAATTACACTGGTGATCGAAATGAG ATGGCACAGTTGCCAGAAGGTATTACTGAATTGCTGCATCACAAAACGCTACCATTACCATTG ATCAAATGCAGAAATGTCATTGCTCTTGCTGCAACCAATATGGTTGAACTAGACACCGAGTGGGATTGTCTTCTACATACTCAGGAGAGTGGTTTAATGCCAGCAAAACCTTTTGTGTCAAAGCATCTCAGCACTACACTTTCAGAT GTTCAAATTGCTCCGGTCCTTGCAAAACTGTGCTTAGAGTTTTCTGATGTTTACATAG GGTGTCATCGGATATCAAGAGTCGGGCCTTTGGTTGTGAATCTTACCGGAAAG GATAACCAGAGGGTACATGAGGCTGCCGAAAAGCTGACAAGCAGCTTTGAAGGACAATTTTCCCAAGTTGACAGTTACAAATGA
- the LOC136449748 gene encoding uncharacterized protein isoform X2 has product MEIDEAVRGCSDRRLRTKYGNAVYVVQRAFALYPFEEVAFSFNGGKDSTVLLHLIRAGYYLYKKDSGDAAQMDAVKNCPLRTIYFESPCAFPEINSFTYETVSTYGLPLETIHSDFKSGLEGLLKEKPTKAIFIGTRIGDPNAVGQEQFSPSSPGWPPFMRVNPILDWSYRDVWSFLLTCKVKYCSLYDQGYTSIGSIHDTVPNALLSDSSTEKSFRPAYMLTDGRLERAGRTKKTNPKVEMNSVASNGMNNTEGGQMISRAASIIVVGDEILFGTAEDNLGATLCKKLHAIGWRVSHVAVVRNEIDSVAEEVERCKSTDDMVFIFGGLGPLHSDVSLAGVAKAFGVRLAPDEEFEDYLSQLMGNNYTGDRNEMAQLPEGITELLHHKTLPLPLIKCRNVIALAATNMVELDTEWDCLLHTQESGLMPAKPFVSKHLSTTLSDVQIAPVLAKLCLEFSDVYIGCHRISRVGPLVVNLTGKDNQRVHEAAEKLTSSFEGQFSQVDSYK; this is encoded by the exons ATGGAGATCGACGAAGCGGTGCGCGGGTGCAGCGACCGCCGCCTGCGCACCAAGTACGGCAACGCCGTCTACGTCGTCCAGCGCGCCTTCGCGCTCTACCC GTTTGAGGAAGTTGCCTTCAGCTTTAATGGTGGGAAGGATTCAACT GTGCTCCTGCATTTGATTCGAGCTGGTTACTACCTTTACAAGAAGGACTCTGGCGATGCAGCCCAAATGGATGCAGTTAAAAACTGTCCACTGCGTACCATCTATTTCGAAAGCCCTTGTGCTTTCCCTGAAATCAACTCATTCACTTATGAGACTGTCTCAAC TTACGGGTTACCTCTGGAAACCATCCATTCAGATTTCAAGTCTGGTCTAGAAGGCCTTCTGAAGGAGAAGCCCACCAAAGCAATTTTCATTGGCACAAGAATTGGTGATCCAAATGCG GTTGGTCAAGAACAGTTTTCTCCTAGTTCACCTGGCTGGCCTCCTTTTATGAGGGTGAATCCGATCTTGGATTGGTCATACAG GGATGTTTGGTCTTTTCTATTAACATGTAAGGTCAAATACTGCAGCCTTTATGATCAAGG ATATACTTCCATTGGGAGCATACATGATACTGTTCCAAATGCACTTCTTAGTGATTCATCAACTGAGAAAAGTTTTAGACCAGCATACATGCTAACAGATGGAAGGCTTGAAAGAGCTGGTAGAACAAAAAAGACTAATCCTAAAGTAGAAATGAATTCTGTTGCAAGCAATGGCATGAACAATACTGAGGGAGGACAAATGATCTCACGTGCGGCATCAATCATTGTAGTCGGTGATGAAATTTT GTTTGGTACAGCTGAGGATAACTTAGGAGCAACTTTGTGCAAGAAGCTTCATGCAATTGGCTGGCGGGTTTCTCATGTAGCAGTTGTTCGCAATGAG ATTGATTCTGTTGCCGAAGAAGTTGAACGTTGTAAATCTACTGATGACATG GTGTTTATTTTTGGTGGACTCGGGCCGCTACATTCAGACGTTTCTTTGGCTGGTGTCGCAAAAGCATTTGGAGTTCGTCTG GCTCCTGATGAAGAGTTtgaggattatcttagtcaactCATGGGAAACAATTACACTGGTGATCGAAATGAG ATGGCACAGTTGCCAGAAGGTATTACTGAATTGCTGCATCACAAAACGCTACCATTACCATTG ATCAAATGCAGAAATGTCATTGCTCTTGCTGCAACCAATATGGTTGAACTAGACACCGAGTGGGATTGTCTTCTACATACTCAGGAGAGTGGTTTAATGCCAGCAAAACCTTTTGTGTCAAAGCATCTCAGCACTACACTTTCAGAT GTTCAAATTGCTCCGGTCCTTGCAAAACTGTGCTTAGAGTTTTCTGATGTTTACATAG GGTGTCATCGGATATCAAGAGTCGGGCCTTTGGTTGTGAATCTTACCGGAAAG GATAACCAGAGGGTACATGAGGCTGCCGAAAAGCTGACAAGCAGCTTTGAAGGACAATTTTCCCAAGTTGACAGTTACAAATGA
- the LOC136449748 gene encoding uncharacterized protein isoform X3: MFEEVAFSFNGGKDSTVLLHLIRAGYYLYKKDSGDAAQMDAVKNCPLRTIYFESPCAFPEINSFTYETVSTYGLPLETIHSDFKSGLEGLLKEKPTKAIFIGTRIGDPNAVGQEQFSPSSPGWPPFMRVNPILDWSYRDVWSFLLTCKVKYCSLYDQGYTSIGSIHDTVPNALLSDSSTEKSFRPAYMLTDGRLERAGRTKKTNPKVEMNSVASNGMNNTEGGQMISRAASIIVVGDEILFGTAEDNLGATLCKKLHAIGWRVSHVAVVRNEIDSVAEEVERCKSTDDMVFIFGGLGPLHSDVSLAGVAKAFGVRLAPDEEFEDYLSQLMGNNYTGDRNEMAQLPEGITELLHHKTLPLPLIKCRNVIALAATNMVELDTEWDCLLHTQESGLMPAKPFVSKHLSTTLSDVQIAPVLAKLCLEFSDVYIGCHRISRVGPLVVNLTGKDNQRVHEAAEKLTSSFEGQFSQVDSYK, encoded by the exons AT GTTTGAGGAAGTTGCCTTCAGCTTTAATGGTGGGAAGGATTCAACT GTGCTCCTGCATTTGATTCGAGCTGGTTACTACCTTTACAAGAAGGACTCTGGCGATGCAGCCCAAATGGATGCAGTTAAAAACTGTCCACTGCGTACCATCTATTTCGAAAGCCCTTGTGCTTTCCCTGAAATCAACTCATTCACTTATGAGACTGTCTCAAC TTACGGGTTACCTCTGGAAACCATCCATTCAGATTTCAAGTCTGGTCTAGAAGGCCTTCTGAAGGAGAAGCCCACCAAAGCAATTTTCATTGGCACAAGAATTGGTGATCCAAATGCG GTTGGTCAAGAACAGTTTTCTCCTAGTTCACCTGGCTGGCCTCCTTTTATGAGGGTGAATCCGATCTTGGATTGGTCATACAG GGATGTTTGGTCTTTTCTATTAACATGTAAGGTCAAATACTGCAGCCTTTATGATCAAGG ATATACTTCCATTGGGAGCATACATGATACTGTTCCAAATGCACTTCTTAGTGATTCATCAACTGAGAAAAGTTTTAGACCAGCATACATGCTAACAGATGGAAGGCTTGAAAGAGCTGGTAGAACAAAAAAGACTAATCCTAAAGTAGAAATGAATTCTGTTGCAAGCAATGGCATGAACAATACTGAGGGAGGACAAATGATCTCACGTGCGGCATCAATCATTGTAGTCGGTGATGAAATTTT GTTTGGTACAGCTGAGGATAACTTAGGAGCAACTTTGTGCAAGAAGCTTCATGCAATTGGCTGGCGGGTTTCTCATGTAGCAGTTGTTCGCAATGAG ATTGATTCTGTTGCCGAAGAAGTTGAACGTTGTAAATCTACTGATGACATG GTGTTTATTTTTGGTGGACTCGGGCCGCTACATTCAGACGTTTCTTTGGCTGGTGTCGCAAAAGCATTTGGAGTTCGTCTG GCTCCTGATGAAGAGTTtgaggattatcttagtcaactCATGGGAAACAATTACACTGGTGATCGAAATGAG ATGGCACAGTTGCCAGAAGGTATTACTGAATTGCTGCATCACAAAACGCTACCATTACCATTG ATCAAATGCAGAAATGTCATTGCTCTTGCTGCAACCAATATGGTTGAACTAGACACCGAGTGGGATTGTCTTCTACATACTCAGGAGAGTGGTTTAATGCCAGCAAAACCTTTTGTGTCAAAGCATCTCAGCACTACACTTTCAGAT GTTCAAATTGCTCCGGTCCTTGCAAAACTGTGCTTAGAGTTTTCTGATGTTTACATAG GGTGTCATCGGATATCAAGAGTCGGGCCTTTGGTTGTGAATCTTACCGGAAAG GATAACCAGAGGGTACATGAGGCTGCCGAAAAGCTGACAAGCAGCTTTGAAGGACAATTTTCCCAAGTTGACAGTTACAAATGA